Genomic segment of Rhodococcus sp. W8901:
CGCCCAGACCCGTCAGTGGGCCGTCACGCAGGAATGCGAGCAGGATCGGCAGGTAGACCGAACAGCGGGAGACGGCACGGATCACGTCGGTGGCGTCTGCCGGGTCGACGGCCGACATGTCGTGGCTGCAATTGCGGATGATCGGCCGCTGGAACAGCGGATGTGACGCGGCGCGATCGCCGAGCACCCGGGCGAGCGCCGCGAGCGGGAACTGGGCGACGAACCCGCTCCCCATCCGGAACTCCGTCGCCGAGAAGCGCTTCCAGCCTCCACTGGGATTGATCGCGGCGAGCGATGCGGCCCGGCCCCGCCGCTCCAGCTCGAATCCCACCTGGCCGCCGAGCGAGTTCCCGACGACGTGGCATGTGTCCCAACCGATCACGTCGAGCTCGCGTTCGATCCCGTCGGCAATACCGGAGATGCCGAGATCCCGCCATCGCAGCCGCGGACCGCCCCAGTGACCGGGCATCGTCAGCGCCAGGACGTCGCAGTCCGAAGCAAGTTCGTCGACCACGCGATGCCACACGTGGTGTGACAGCGTGAATCCGTGCAGCAGCAAAACACGTTCGCCGGCCCCCGCCCGTCGCGCGGATGTCACCATGACGCCCCCTCCCCGAAGCACTACGTCATGAGTAACACCGCGCGACAGCGATGTCCAGGGTCGCCGAGAGAGGTCGGCGAGAGTCGCTACTTCGCGGTGGTCACCGCGAAGCCCGCAACCCACTCCGGGATCGGCCGGTAGTACCGCGACTGCAACTCGTACGCACCCGACGCCGCGAGTGCCGCGTAGGCCGCGATCCACGTGCGCACCTCGTGCGACGACCCGCCACCGTTCGCCTCGAAGAACTCGTTGGTCCAGCCGTCGAACTGCGCGATGTCTCCCGCGGCGACGATGTCGAGAACGTCGTTGTCCCACTCCGGATTCAACGGCTTACGCGTGGAAGTTCCTGCCGCCAGATCGATTCCGGACTGCACGACCCGCTGCTCACCGCGGGCACGCTGCTCTGGGGTGGGCGGGTTGCCGAGGATCAGCGCCTCCGCGACCCGCGGCGGCGCACCGGCGAGGATCGGCACCGGCGGATCGTGCGACAGTCCGCCCGACGCCAGGAACAGCACGCGCTTGTCGAGCAGCGCCGCGGCCTCACCGAGCGCCTTGCCGAACTGTCGGATCCGGCGCACCGGGCCGAGAGGGGCCGCGACGCCGTTGATGAACACCGGCACGACCGGCACCGACCGGATGCCGCCGAACAGCATCTCGAGCGGCTGCACGAATCCGTGGTCCACGACCATGCGTGCCGAGATCGTGAGGTCGATGTCACGCTCGAGGACACCCTCGGCGATCGCGTCGGCCGCATCGGTGTCGACCAGGATCTCGCCTTCCGCGGAACCGAAGTCGCCCACCGCGATTGCGCCGGTGCCGATAGCGAACGGTGGCATCTTCTCGTAGAAGAAGCCGTTGTAGTGGTCGGGCGCGAACAGCACGACGACCTCGGGAGCGAACTCCTCGATGAACGCTCGCGCCCCGGCGACGGCGTGGTCGACCTCGTCGAGCACCTCCTGAGCCGGATCGTTCAGCCCGATCAGGGGTGAATGGGACAGCGCAACCAGTGCGACTGGCATGTAGGGCTCCTTCAGCCTGAATCAGATTCCGGGAGAGGTTCTTTCCTGGAAGTTGTGGCGTCGCTACGACGCGAGTGCGATCTGGGACGCGCACAGCGCGCGCGACGCGGCCAGACTCACCCGACGCAGGGCGGGCTCCACGCTCGCCGGCGAGAAGCTCGCAACCGGACCCGACACCGAGAACGCTGCGACAGGGCGTGCACCCGAGCCGTTGACGACTCCCCCGATGCACACCAGGCCCTCGCGGGTCTCCTCACGGTCGAACGCGACACCGGACCGCCGGACCTGCGACAACTCGACACGCAACTGTCCGATGTCGGTCACCGTCCGAGCGGTGCGGGCCGCGAGATCCGAGCCCAGCAGATCCTCGGCGTCCTGACCGGAGTATGCGAGCAGCGCCTTGCCCACCGCAGTGCAGTGCGCCGGCGCCTTCCCGCCGACCCGCGACGGTGACGCGACGTGACGGTGGCCGTAGAGCTTGTTGATGTAGAGGATGTCGGGACCGTGCAGGACCGCGAGATGCACCGTCTGCCGGGTCGCCTCGTACAGGTCCGCCAGGTAGGGAGTCAGGACGTCGCGGATCACGGAGTGCTGCGGCGCGTATACCCGGCCACCGAGGTTGTGGAGCTCGGCGCCGAGCCGGTAGTCGCTGCCGACCCGCTCGACGGCGTGGTTGCGCTCGAGCATCCCGAGGATGCGGAACGCGGTGGACTTGCTGAGCCCGGATCGGCGCGCGAGTTCGCTGACACCGACGCCGGAGTACGCCTCCTGCCCGAAGCTGGTGAGCAGGCTCATCGCCTTGTCCACGGCGGCACGGCCGTCCCGCGTCGACCCCGAATGCGACAGATCGGTCAACTCCTGCACACCCATCGATCCCTACCCAATCACTACGCAAAGAGGACATTCCCGGCGCGACGGCCCGTGGCGGCGCCTTCGCGATCGAGTGTGCCCACCTGCCGTTTCGATGTCAAGATGGACGATAGTGATATTAAAAGTGACACACGGTCGAGCGGGGATTCAATCGTGTGGAACATTGAGCGCATTGCGTCATCGACGAAAGGAGGCCCTGTTGGACAGCAACGGCCTGATCGCACGCAACGTGCAGCGGTTCCGTAACGAACGACAGATGAGCATGGGCGACCTCGCCAAGCGGGCGAACCTGTCCAAGCAGACGCTCTCGAAGATCGAGCAGGGTGTCGGCAATCCCACAGTCGAGACGATCGACGCCATCGCCGAGGCGCTCGACGTTCCGCTGCGGCGCCTGGTGACCGAGTGGGGGACGCGGGTGTTCGTCGTCCGCTCCGGCGAGGGATCGTGGAACGACCGGTCCGATATCGGTTCGACGAAGGTGCTCGATCAGATCTACGGCTCCGGCTACGTGCGCACGAGCCTGACCAGACTGCGGCAGGCGCCGGGCGGCGACGTCGAGAGCATGGTGCGCCCGGCCGACTCCGCCGGGACCCTGATCCACGCCTACGTCGTCTCCGGAAAGGTGCGAGTCGGCCCGACGAACGAACTGACGAACCTCACCACCGGGGACTTCGTCCAGTTCCCCAGCGACGCGCCCTGGATCCTCGCCGCACTGAGCAGCGAGGCGACCGTGCACGTCGTGACGACGATGCCGCAGGTCCCACAGTTCGGACCGCTCTCCGACGAGAGCCGTCACTGAGCGACACGGGGCCGCAAAGGGGGCGAACAGGAGTCTGTGGCACGAACCGTCCCCTACAGTGGGCGCCGTGTGTGAACAGCAGATGAACGGTTGGAATCGGCGGTCCTTCCTCGGAGCGGCCGGCATCGGAGCGCTCGGAGTCGCCGGACTGCCTCTCATCGGCAGCCGGTCGTGGAATCCGCTCGCAGCACAGGCCTCCGCGGCCCCGCTGCCCGCGTCGATCGCAGGCACCACTCTCGAATCCGTCGCCGTCCCTCTGGGCAGCAGCGGATACCGCCGTCTCACCGCCGGTCCGGGCTGGCCGCTGGTGGTCCGCACCGATCTGGCCGAGCCCAAGTCCGGTCGCGAGGACCGTCGCTCCGCCCTCGCGTCCATGGTTCAGCTCACCGACGTGCACGTGCTCGACGCCCAGTCACCCGTTCGGTTCGAGTACGTCCACCCCTTCCAGGGTGCCGCGTTCCGGCCGCAGGAGACCATGACCGCGCAGGGCCTCGTCTCCCTCATCGACCGGGTCAACTCGCTGCGCCAGGGTCCGCACACACAGCGCGACTTCGACGCCGTGATCACCACGGGCGACAACACCGACAACAAGGAGCACGTCGAACTCGACTGGTTCCTCAAGGCACTCAACGGTGGCACGATCGTTCCGAACACCGGCGATCCGACCCGCTACGAGGGCGTGCAGAACTCGGGCGCGGACCTGTACTGGAATCCCGAGTCGTCGATCCAGGACATCTACAAGAAGACCGGATTCCCGGAGGTCCCCGGCCTGCTGTCGGCGGCACTGCAGCCGGTCACCAGCCCCGGCCTGAACACGAAGTGGTACAGCGTTTTCGGCAACCACGACGACTCCGTCGAGGGCACCCTCCCGAGCGGCATCCCGTTCCTCGAGCAGATGTACACAGGAGACAAGAAGTTCGAGGTCCCGGACTCCTCCGACCAGGCCGCGCGCATCTCGAGCGCCCTGAGCTCCGATCCGACCGCCGTCCTGAACCTGCTGTCGGCGATCACCACCCCGCCGCGCATCGTCACCCCCGACGCGCGGCGCCACCCCTTCACGCCGCGCGAGTTCATCGCCGCCCACCTCGACCCGGCGAACGCCGGCCCCGGCCCGGTCGGCCACGGCTTCGCGGCCGACGCCGACGAAACCGGAATCGGTTACTACACCTTCGAGATCGCGCCCGGCGTGATCGGCATCAGCATGGACTCGACCAACCGCGCGGGCTTCGTCGACGGCTCGCTCGGCGAGGCGCAGTTCAAGTGGATCGAGCAGACGCTGCTCGCGGGCAGCAGCAAGTACTACGACACCAACGGTGCGCTCGTCACGCAGAGCCGCAGCGATACCTACTTCGTGCTGTTCAGCCACCACACGAGCACCACGATGGCGAACACCCTGCCCGACCCGGAGCGCCCGCTCGAGCCCCGGTACAAGGGCGCCCAGCTGGTGGATATGCTGCACCGCTTCCCGAATGTCCTCGCCTGGGTCAACGGCCACACCCACGAGAACCGCATCACCGCACAGGTGGGCCAGACTCCGGCACAGGGATTCTGGGAGATCAACACGGCATCGCACATCGACTTCCCGCAGCAGGGACGCATCATCGAGGTGGTCGACAACGAGGACGGCACGGTGTCGCTGCTGACCACGCTGATCGAGGCCGACAGCCCGTACCAGGTCGACTACGACGACTTCTCTCCGGCGGGCCTGGCGTCGCTGTACCGCGAGTTCTCGTTCAACGACATCCACGCCGACCCGAAACTGCTGGGCGGCTCCCCGGACCACAATGTGGAACTGGTCCTGGCCACACTCCGCTAGTCGTCGGCGCGGGCGTCCTTCGGGGCGTCCGCGCCGCCGTCGGTCTCCCGCCGGGCCTTGCTCCACCGCACGGCCTCGGTCAGCAGTCGTACCCCGACCGCAAGCATGACGAGGTTCCCGACGATCTGCGCCGTGACCACCGCACGGGCAGTCTGGTCGACCGCCGCGATGTCGCCGAAGCCCACCGTCGCGAAGACCGTGAGCGTGAAGTACAGCGCATCGATCCTGGTCAGCGGCTCCGTGAACGACTCCGGATTCATCTGGGACAGGAGGAAGCTCGCCACCGCCGAGCCCAGCAAGTACACCGGCAGCGTCACCATCAGGGCCTCGGCCGACCGTATGGCGGGCACAGGGGAGCGCAAGATCTGCCGAACCTGCCAGATACACAACGCCACAACGAACAGCAGGCCGCCGACGAGGATCGCGACCATGCCCGCGTTCGACAGGTGATCCATCGGCAGCGCGAAGTACGCGATGACCAGAACGACAACCGTGCCGAGCGGACGAAGCAGAGCCCGACGCAGCAATCGACGGCGCTCGTGCTTGTCGAGCTCCTGCAGTCGGGCCGGGTCGGTCATAGGCTCTCGCTTCTGCATTCGTCACACCGTACTACCGCGAATGTCGGCACCGACCTGCGACGACACACCTGACCGAGCAGAGCGGACCGATCTTCGGTAACGTTCGGATAACGACGTCGACGTCTGGAAGGGAAGTAGTCCAGCTTTCCGGTGCGAGCGAGTCGAGAACGCGAACAGATCCGAACACCGAAAGTGGGAGGTGGACAAGTGCGAAGTTCACTCGGTATCTCTGCCGGAGCGGCCGGCGTGTGCACTGCACTCGTCGCCACCGACGACACCGGCATGCAGTCCATGGAGTACCGGACGCTGTCCTCGGATCTCGGCACCCACACCGACCTCGGCGACCTCAGCCTCTCCGCGATCGGCCTGATGACCGTCCAGGTTCCCGACCACAAGATCGAGCCGGACGCGATCGCGGTGGCGTACCGCACCGAGGGCCACGCCGCAGCCGTTCGGTCCGCGGCCAAGCGCCAACGTCGGGCCATCCGCTTGATTCCCGAGACGGCCGCCACATTGGCCTATCTCCGTAGCACCGGGCTGGTCGCGCAGTACGGGAGCATCGCGGTCGTCGATCTCGGCGCATCGGGACTCACCGTCACGGTCGTCGACCAGGCCAGCGGCTCGATCTTGTGCCGTGACCGCACCACGACCGTCAGCGGCGACGGTGCAGCCGATGAACCGGACGCCGATATCGCCTCGCGCGTCGTCGAGTTCGTGACCGGCACCTGCGCTCGCAGCTTCCGCACCCCCGAGGCCGCGGTCCTCGTCGGCGGCGGCGGAAACATCACCGACGTGGGGGCGGCACTGGACGCCGGCTTCGACGGCGTCACGATCGTCGTGCCCGAACCGGAGGCCGCGACCGCCAAAGGCGCCGCGCTGCTGGCCGGATCGAACGCCAGACAGGATTTCCCGGTGGTCGCCGGGTCGGGTGGAGGACGTGGGACGGGTGCTATCGTCGGCGCACTCGTCGTCGGTGGCCTGATGCTCGGCTACGGCGTCAAGGAAGTGATCCCGCAGAGCGAGGAGAACTACGCACCCACCGGCAGCCAGGTCATCGAGACACCCACGGGCGAACCCGATGTCCCCACTGTCGATCCGGACGACACCGACATCCCGTCGGGCGATCCGACCCCGAGCTCGACCGTTCAGGTGCCCGCCTCGCACGTGCCACTGCCGACCACCGACGACTACAGCGGTCCGGCCTGGACGACGCAGTACACGACCACCGTCGAACCGCCCCCACCCACGACGACTCCCCCGACGCCCACCACCACCGAGGCGCCGACCACGACGACACCGCCACCGAGCACCACGCAGAGTCGGCCGTGGATTCCGCCGATGTGGCCCGAACTGCCCACGTGGCTCCCGGGTCTCGTACCGGGGGTTCCGACTCCGGACGCCGACCCTCCGAGCCTCTCGGCCGATCCGACCACGCCCACCACCGAGACGTCCACCACCGAGCCGCCTACCTCCGAGCCGCCGGCTTCCGAGACCCCCACCTCCGAGCCGCCCGCCCCGGGGACCGAGCCGGCCGGGCCGCAGCCAGAGGTCAGTCCCGAATCTGGCTCACCGACACCGGAAGTCCCGGATTCGTTGCCGAGGTGAGCGCCGACGGCTGTGCGCCTCCCGCGATGAGGTGCGCGCCGAGGGCCGCGATCATCACGCCGTTGTCGGTGCACAGCCGCGGACTGGGCACCCGCAGCGTCAATCCCGCCGCAGCACACCGCTCCTCCGCGAGCGACCGGATCCGCGAGTTCGCGGTGGCGCCGCCGCCGAGAACGAGGGTGTCGACGCCGACGTCCTGCGCCGCGCGAACCGCCTTCATCGTCAGCACGTCCGCCACGGACTCCTGGAATCCGGCCGCGACATCGGCGACCGGAATCGGTTCGCCCGCACGCTCCTTGGCCTCCACGAACCGCGCCACCGCAGTCTTGAGCCCGGAGAACGAGAAGTCGTGCCGGGCATCCCGGGGACCGGTCATGCCGCGCGGGAACACGACGGCGTCCCGGTCGCCCTGCTGCGCCAGGCGATCGAGCGCCGGGCCGCCCGGAAATCCGAGATCCAGCAGGCGCGCGACCTTGTCGAACGCCTCACCGGCCGCATCGTCGACCGTGGTGCCGAGTTCCACGATCGGCTTGCGGCCCAGTTCCTCCACGTGCAGCAGGTGCGTGTGCCCACCCGAGACGAGCAGCGCGACGCACGGAGGCATCGGGCCGTGCTCGATCGTGTCCACCGCGACATGCCCGCCGAGATGGTTGATCGCGTAGAACGGCACGTCCCACGCGGCCGCGTACGCCTTGGCCGC
This window contains:
- a CDS encoding 3-carboxyethylcatechol 2,3-dioxygenase, with protein sequence MPVALVALSHSPLIGLNDPAQEVLDEVDHAVAGARAFIEEFAPEVVVLFAPDHYNGFFYEKMPPFAIGTGAIAVGDFGSAEGEILVDTDAADAIAEGVLERDIDLTISARMVVDHGFVQPLEMLFGGIRSVPVVPVFINGVAAPLGPVRRIRQFGKALGEAAALLDKRVLFLASGGLSHDPPVPILAGAPPRVAEALILGNPPTPEQRARGEQRVVQSGIDLAAGTSTRKPLNPEWDNDVLDIVAAGDIAQFDGWTNEFFEANGGGSSHEVRTWIAAYAALAASGAYELQSRYYRPIPEWVAGFAVTTAK
- a CDS encoding TIGR03767 family metallophosphoesterase, which translates into the protein MNGWNRRSFLGAAGIGALGVAGLPLIGSRSWNPLAAQASAAPLPASIAGTTLESVAVPLGSSGYRRLTAGPGWPLVVRTDLAEPKSGREDRRSALASMVQLTDVHVLDAQSPVRFEYVHPFQGAAFRPQETMTAQGLVSLIDRVNSLRQGPHTQRDFDAVITTGDNTDNKEHVELDWFLKALNGGTIVPNTGDPTRYEGVQNSGADLYWNPESSIQDIYKKTGFPEVPGLLSAALQPVTSPGLNTKWYSVFGNHDDSVEGTLPSGIPFLEQMYTGDKKFEVPDSSDQAARISSALSSDPTAVLNLLSAITTPPRIVTPDARRHPFTPREFIAAHLDPANAGPGPVGHGFAADADETGIGYYTFEIAPGVIGISMDSTNRAGFVDGSLGEAQFKWIEQTLLAGSSKYYDTNGALVTQSRSDTYFVLFSHHTSTTMANTLPDPERPLEPRYKGAQLVDMLHRFPNVLAWVNGHTHENRITAQVGQTPAQGFWEINTASHIDFPQQGRIIEVVDNEDGTVSLLTTLIEADSPYQVDYDDFSPAGLASLYREFSFNDIHADPKLLGGSPDHNVELVLATLR
- a CDS encoding XRE family transcriptional regulator, which translates into the protein MDSNGLIARNVQRFRNERQMSMGDLAKRANLSKQTLSKIEQGVGNPTVETIDAIAEALDVPLRRLVTEWGTRVFVVRSGEGSWNDRSDIGSTKVLDQIYGSGYVRTSLTRLRQAPGGDVESMVRPADSAGTLIHAYVVSGKVRVGPTNELTNLTTGDFVQFPSDAPWILAALSSEATVHVVTTMPQVPQFGPLSDESRH
- a CDS encoding potassium channel family protein, with the protein product MTDPARLQELDKHERRRLLRRALLRPLGTVVVLVIAYFALPMDHLSNAGMVAILVGGLLFVVALCIWQVRQILRSPVPAIRSAEALMVTLPVYLLGSAVASFLLSQMNPESFTEPLTRIDALYFTLTVFATVGFGDIAAVDQTARAVVTAQIVGNLVMLAVGVRLLTEAVRWSKARRETDGGADAPKDARADD
- the tsaD gene encoding tRNA (adenosine(37)-N6)-threonylcarbamoyltransferase complex transferase subunit TsaD: MIVMGIESSCDETGVGIVRWHDDGRCELLADEVASSVDQHARYGGVVPEVASRAHLEAMVPTMRRALAAAGIDKPDAIAVTIGPGLAGALLVGVAAAKAYAAAWDVPFYAINHLGGHVAVDTIEHGPMPPCVALLVSGGHTHLLHVEELGRKPIVELGTTVDDAAGEAFDKVARLLDLGFPGGPALDRLAQQGDRDAVVFPRGMTGPRDARHDFSFSGLKTAVARFVEAKERAGEPIPVADVAAGFQESVADVLTMKAVRAAQDVGVDTLVLGGGATANSRIRSLAEERCAAAGLTLRVPSPRLCTDNGVMIAALGAHLIAGGAQPSALTSATNPGLPVSVSQIRD
- a CDS encoding IclR family transcriptional regulator, translating into MGVQELTDLSHSGSTRDGRAAVDKAMSLLTSFGQEAYSGVGVSELARRSGLSKSTAFRILGMLERNHAVERVGSDYRLGAELHNLGGRVYAPQHSVIRDVLTPYLADLYEATRQTVHLAVLHGPDILYINKLYGHRHVASPSRVGGKAPAHCTAVGKALLAYSGQDAEDLLGSDLAARTARTVTDIGQLRVELSQVRRSGVAFDREETREGLVCIGGVVNGSGARPVAAFSVSGPVASFSPASVEPALRRVSLAASRALCASQIALAS
- a CDS encoding exopolyphosphatase: MRSSLGISAGAAGVCTALVATDDTGMQSMEYRTLSSDLGTHTDLGDLSLSAIGLMTVQVPDHKIEPDAIAVAYRTEGHAAAVRSAAKRQRRAIRLIPETAATLAYLRSTGLVAQYGSIAVVDLGASGLTVTVVDQASGSILCRDRTTTVSGDGAADEPDADIASRVVEFVTGTCARSFRTPEAAVLVGGGGNITDVGAALDAGFDGVTIVVPEPEAATAKGAALLAGSNARQDFPVVAGSGGGRGTGAIVGALVVGGLMLGYGVKEVIPQSEENYAPTGSQVIETPTGEPDVPTVDPDDTDIPSGDPTPSSTVQVPASHVPLPTTDDYSGPAWTTQYTTTVEPPPPTTTPPTPTTTEAPTTTTPPPSTTQSRPWIPPMWPELPTWLPGLVPGVPTPDADPPSLSADPTTPTTETSTTEPPTSEPPASETPTSEPPAPGTEPAGPQPEVSPESGSPTPEVPDSLPR
- a CDS encoding alpha/beta fold hydrolase, which gives rise to MVTSARRAGAGERVLLLHGFTLSHHVWHRVVDELASDCDVLALTMPGHWGGPRLRWRDLGISGIADGIERELDVIGWDTCHVVGNSLGGQVGFELERRGRAASLAAINPSGGWKRFSATEFRMGSGFVAQFPLAALARVLGDRAASHPLFQRPIIRNCSHDMSAVDPADATDVIRAVSRCSVYLPILLAFLRDGPLTGLGAVRAPTSLIISEFDSFFLREKFIQRFVDELPDHVQEVALPGVGHIPALENPQLVAAAIRAHLEAVAHRDGVA